A part of Antennarius striatus isolate MH-2024 chromosome 21, ASM4005453v1, whole genome shotgun sequence genomic DNA contains:
- the LOC137588183 gene encoding ankyrin repeat domain-containing protein 61-like, which translates to MAEESEGRQERSCNITKSHNNEFCTAIMDEDLGAIQDLSKMYVSRCRIEIKKGELGQDLTGFAMPPLHLAASYRRFKSMQSLLSAGADPEIRDRLGQTTLHLLITCWPIPLTTKPGSTARTAALTQAEDCLRLLCEHGADVNAEVEGESHQTALHLSVRHAALSAIHILTSYGADVNAVNSSGMTPLHMAAGILHKDMIASLIMEGAHINVVCVVLVFFLA; encoded by the exons ATGGCGGAGGAGAGCGAGGGACGCCAGGAGAGGAGTTGCAACATTACCAAGAGTCACAACAATGAATTCTGTACTGCAATTATGGATGAAGATTTGGGAGCTATACAAGACCTGTCAAAAATGTACGTCAGCAGATGTCGCATCGAGATAAAAAAAGGGGAACTCGGTCAAGATCTGACG GGCTTTGCTATGCCTCCCCTTCATCTGGCTGCTTCTTACAGAAGGTTTAAGAGTATGCAGAGCCTGCTGTCAGCCGGAGCAGATCCTGAAATAAG GGACCGGCTtggtcaaaccactctgcactTGTTGATAACCTGCTGGCCAATCCCCTTGACTACAAAACCAGGATCTACAGCCAGGACAGCTGCGCTCACACAGGCAGAGGACTGTCTACGGCTTCTCTGTGAGCATGGCGCTGACGTCAATGCAGAG GTGGAAGGGGAGAGCCACCAGACAGCTCTCCACCTATCGGTGCGCCACGCGGCTCTGTCTGCCATTCATATCCTGACCAGCTATGGCGCTGATGTTAATGCTGTCAACAGCAGCGGGATGACGCCCCTGCATATGGCCGCTGGGATCCTCCATAAAGACATGATAGCCAGCTTGATCATGGAGGGAGCACATATCAACGTGGTTTGTGTTgttcttgtcttttttcttgcttaa